Proteins from a genomic interval of Arachis hypogaea cultivar Tifrunner chromosome 10, arahy.Tifrunner.gnm2.J5K5, whole genome shotgun sequence:
- the LOC112714355 gene encoding BTB/POZ domain-containing protein At5g03250-like: MSFMKLGSKSSEAFHLEGQTWVCSTGLPSDVTVEVGEISFFLHKFPLLSRSGLLKKLIEELSGDDGYVCTFQLHDIPGGAKTFELIAKFCYGLKIDITPLNVVSLRCAAEYLEMTENYGEGNLVSQTEAFLNEVFSTWPDSIKALETCEEVLPFAEDLHVVSRCIDSLAMKACSDPSLFKWPVGGRKSQDNAMANGISTEIKPQPQGDNWWYYDVSLLSLPLFKRLILAIESKGMKPESVAGCLIYYLRRFLPLMNRQSSFKDKSHATIPTTSEADQRALLEEIVELLPNKRGVTSSKHLLRLLRTAMILRASPSCKENLEKRVGAQLDQAVLVDLLIPNMGYSVETLYDVDCIHRILDHFMSIYLPASVTASPLILEEGTLIAANDPLTSMTMVASLLDGYLAEVASDANLSLSKFQALAVAVPDYSRPLDDGIYHAVDIYLKAHPWLTDTEREQLCRLMNCQKLSIEASTHAAQNERLPLRVIVQVLFFEQLRLRTSISGWFFVSDNLANSQDQSGNLGLHRSDGNHQLDSAGGTDNVRERLLQIEKECSEIRNELQKLTKTKRSWNIFSRRFGFRRKTDSSSSKESNSTNAKTQSSTVNGKPNRESS, translated from the exons ATGTCATTCATGAAGCTGGGATCAAAGTCTTCTGAAGCATTTCATTTGGAAGGCCAGACATG GGTATGTTCAACAGGACTTCCAAGTGATGTTACAGTCGAAGTTGGCGAGATTTCTTTCTTCCTCCACAAG TTTCCATTGCTTTCTAGAAGTGGGCTGCTGAAGAAACTCATTGAAGAATTGTCAGGCGACGATGGATATGTTTGTACCTTTCAACTTCATGATATTCCTGGTGGTGCAAAAACATTTGAGCTTATAGCCAAGTTCTGCTATGGTCTAAAAATAGATATCACGCCATTAAATGTAGTTAGCCTCAGATGTGCAGCAGAATACCTCGAAATGACTGAAAATTATGGTGAAGGAAATCTTGTTTCGCAGACAGAAGCTTTTCTGAATGAAGTTTTTAGTACTTGGCCAGACTCCATAAAAGCCCTTGAAACATGTGAGGAAGTGCTACCTTTCGCCGAAGACCTGCATGTTGTTTCAAGGTGTATTGATTCCTTGGCAATGAAGGCTTGTTCGGATCCAAGCTTATTCAAGTGGCCAGTGGGTGGACGTAAAAGCCAAGACAATGCAATGGCGAATGGAATTTCCACTGAGATAAAGCCACAACCTCAAGGTGATAATTGGTGGTATTATGATGTGTCTTTGTTAAGCCTGCCCTTGTTTAAACGACTGATTTTAGCCATTGAATCGAAAGGTATGAAACCTGAAAGTGTCGCAGGATGTCTCATATATTACCTTAGGAGGTTTCTCCCCTTGATGAATAGACAATCAAGTTTCAAGGATAAATCACATGCAACCATTCCCACAACCTCTGAAGCAGATCAAAGGGCTCTGTTGGAAGAAATTGTGGAGTTGCTTCCAAACAAGAGGGGGGTCACATCCTCCAAACATCTGCTTAGGTTGCTCAGAACAGCCATGATATTGCGTGCAAGTCCATCCTGCAAGGAAAATTTGGAGAAAAGGGTAGGAGCTCAACTAGACCAGGCTGTGCTCGTCGATCTTCTCATTCCAAATATGGGATACTCAGTTGAAACCCTCTATGATGTAGATTGCATTCATAGGATTCTTGATCACTTTATGTCTATATACCTCCCTGCATCTGTAACAGCTTCCCCATTAATACTCGAAGAGGGAACATTGATAGCTGCGAATGATCCATTGACGTCGATGACAATGGTGGCAAGCTTGTTAGATGGATATCTTGCTGAGGTGGCTTCAGATGCTAATTTGAGCTTGTCTAAGTTCCAGGCACTTGCTGTTGCAGTTCCGGATTATTCTAGGCCGCTTGATGATGGTATATATCATGCAGTAGATATTTACCTTAAG GCACATCCATGGCTGACAGATACTGAAAGAGAGCAACTTTGCAGACTGATGAACTGCCAAAAACTCTCAATTGAAGCAAGCACTCATGCAGCGCAAAATGAAAGATTACCTCTCCGTGTAATTGTTCAAGTCCTGTTCTTCGAACAGCTTCGGCTTCGCACGTCAATATCCGGCTGGTTCTTTGTTTCTGACAATCTTGCAAACTCACAAGACCAAAGTGGAAATCTCGGCCTCCATAGGAGTGATGGTAATCATCAACTGGACTCTGCAGGGGGAACAGACAACGTGAGAGAACGCCTTTTGCAGATCGAGAAGGAATGCTCAGAAATTCGAAATGAGCTGCAGAAGTTGACAAAGACAAAGAGAAGTTGGAACATTTTCTCTAGAAGGTTTGGCTTTAGGAGAAAAACAGATTCTAGCAGTTCAAAAGAATCAAATAGCACTAATGCAAAGACACAATCGTCCACTGTAAATGGAAAACCAAATCGGGAAAGTAGTTGA
- the LOC112714360 gene encoding protein PLASTID TRANSCRIPTIONALLY ACTIVE 12, chloroplastic produces the protein MASNSIHSNLLPKSPFNHFQTSSYLVGSFPAGILQVRVGFSNSRRVPSYSCIKCEKKDDHNIEHVSVERPPYYSYMDSTSGQLEPASGARASVPEQEYWPEGTASQVRAARAPLPGGESSSSPSYGSQPGSRRKNYKTAAASSSSIDVESSDPAPSDEASLVESTEDAQDSSSEFVVYQSEPEEEEEAGYDLDKKIGNPHPFIDPRVKKKIEGTLPEEELWWNWKKPEKEQWSRWQRRKPDADTVFLKAMAETGQVKLYGEHPTLTETSLYRARRHLYKEERLQAEEDRLEEIGPMAYYSEWVKAWKGDTSREAIQKHFEETGEDETAQLIEMFSHQTDREYRVMMGTDVRIKRDPLAMRMKEEQIKQIWGGDPVYPTVNYIQDPNEVIDYRGPDFHEPTPNMLAYLMEHGHIITREELNTILAKEKPEQHVVTDVDEAMAKAVDIGENDDEEDSDVEDEEEGEEEEEEEKITRNWSVLKSTPELRQSKPKPKKDGPMSLDEAIDDSENLTDFLMDFGEEE, from the exons ATGGCTTCCAATTCCATTCATTCCAATCTCCTTCCCAAGTCTCCCTTCAATCACTTCCAG ACATCATCCTACTTGGTTGGTTCATTCCCTGCTGGGATTTTGCAAGTTAGAGTTGGTTTCAGCAATTCAAGGAGGGTTCCTTCATATAGTTGTATAAAATGTGAAAAGAAAGATGATCATAATATTGAGCATGTATCTGTTGAGCGTCCACCTTACTACAGTTACATGGACTCCACCTCTGGCCAGCTTGAGCCGGCCTCCGGTGCTCGAGCAAGTGTTCCAGAGCAAGAGTATTGGCCTGAGGGAACTGCTAGTCAGGTGAGGGCTGCCAGGGCGCCTCTACCAGGTGGCGAATCGTCAAGTTCTCCGTCTTATGGTAGCCAGCCTGGAAGTAGGAGGAAGAATTACAAAacagctgctgcttcttcttcaagtaTTGATGTAGAATCGTCTGACCCTGCACCATCTGATGAGGCTTCTTTGGTTGAATCCACTGAGGATGCCCAAGATTCTTCGTCTGAGTTTGTTGTTTATCAGTCAGAAccggaggaagaagaagaggcaggATATGACCTTGATAAGAAAATTGGAAATCCTCACCCGTTTATTGATCCAAGAGTTAAAAAGAAAATAGAGGGCACACTTCCCGAGGAAGAACTATGGTGGAACTGGAAGAAGCCAGAGAAAGAACAATGGTCCAGGTGGCAAAGGAGGAAACCAGATGCTGATACG GTTTTCCTGAAAGCCATGGCAGAAACTGGGCAAGTAAAGCTTTATGGTGAGCACCCAACATTGACAGAAACGTCTCTTTACCGAGCAAGACGCCATCTTTATAAGGAAGAGAG GCTTCAGGCTGAGGAAGATAGACTGGAAGAGATTGGTCCGATGGCATACTATTCAGAATGGGTAAAAGCATGGAAAGGGGACACATCTCGTGAAGCTATTCAGAAGCATTTTGAAGAGACTGGTGAAGATGAAACTGCTCAACTAATTGAAATGTTCAGCCACCAAACTGATCGGGAGTATCGCGTAATGATGGGAACTGATGTGCGTATTAAAAGGGATCCTTTAGCAATGCGAATGAAGGAGGAACAGATAAAGCAAA TATGGGGTGGAGATCCAGTTTACCCAACCGTGAACTATATTCAAGATCCAAATGAAGTGATCGACTACAGGGGACCGGATTTCCATGAACCAACACCAAATATGCTGGCTTATCTAATGGAG CATGGACACATTATTACAAGGGAGGAACTCAACACTATTCTGGCAAAGGAGAAGCCTGAACAGCATGTG GTGACAGATGTAGATGAAGCTATGGCCAAAGCCGTTGACATTGGTGAAAATGAT GATGAAGAGGATAGTGAtgttgaagatgaagaagagggagaagaagaggaagaagaagagaagattaCTCGTAATTGGAGCGTCTTGAAAAGTACTCCTGAGCTTCGCCAGTCAAAG CCAAAACCAAAGAAGGACGGTCCTATGTCTCTGGATGAGGCTATAGATGATTCTGAGAACTTGACTGATTTCCTCATGGACTTTGGAGAAGAAGAATGA